A stretch of DNA from Acidobacteriota bacterium:
CTCGAGCGGCACGCCGACGCCTTCGCGCAGCACGGCATCGTGGTCGGCGTGCTGACGGCGATTGTCGCGCCCAGCGCGTTCGTCCTGGAGCCGGTGTTCTACTGGCCGGCGCCGCGGACGCTGTACTACGAGAAGGTGTTCGACCGCGCGACGCTCGCGCGTTTCACCGACTTCCCCCCCAACCCCGAGGGGGAGGCGCTGGTTTTCGACGTGCGCGGGAAGCTGAAGGAGCTGTTCCTCCAGCGCGGCGCGACCCACCTGCAGATCGGGAAGACGTATCCGTACCACGAGGGGCTCCGGCCGGAAGCGTGGGCGCTCGTGAACGCCGTGAAGAACGCGGTGGATCCGCGGCACCTCGTCAACCCGGGCAGCCTCGGCCTTGCGTGAGGAGAGCTGACGAGATCGTTCTGCCGGACCGAGCTCGGACAGGCGCACTACGCGACGGCCGGCCCCGCCGCCGGGCCGCCGCTCGTGTTGCTGCATCAAACGCCCCGCTCGATCGATGAATTCGCCGAGCTGATACCGCTCCTGGCTCCCACCGCGCGGGTCATCGCCATCGACACACCGGGATACGGCTGTTCCGATCGCGTCGCCGGCGCCCCGTCAATCGCCGACTACGCCCGGGCGGTCCTCGCCGTGCTCGATCGCGAAGGCGTTCAGCGGGCGCACGTCTTCGGCCATCACACCGGCGGGGTCACGGCGGTGGAACTGGCCGCCGCCGCCCCTGAACGCGTCGCGTCGGTGGCGCTGTCCGGCCCGATCTATCTCGACGAGAGCGGGCGCGCGGCGCTGCGGCCGCTGTTCAAGCAGTGGCACGCGCAGGCGGATGGCGCGCACCTGATCGACAAGTGGCAGAAGATGTCCGGCTGGACGACGCGCGACCCGGGGTTCGTGCAGCGCCTCGTGCTCGACGTCTTCCGCGCGGGCGAGACGAGCGAGCAGGGACACTTCGCCGCGGCGGCGTACCGGATGGAAGACCGGCTGCCGCTGGCGCACTGCCCGGCGCTGCTGGTCTACGGCACGCATGATCCGTTCGCGAGCCCGGCCAACGCCGGCACGTTCGCCGCCTCCTTCCGCCCCTGCCGCACCGTCACGGTCGAAGCGGGGATCTTCCTGCCGAACGAGGCGGCGGAGGCGCTGGCGCCGGAGCTGCTCTCGCTCGTGACGACGGCCTGAAGCGCGAATCGAATTTTCGCACCGTACGGGAGAACGTGCACATGTGGGTCAGCGAGATCCGGTACGCAACGATCGGCTGCTCGGACCTGGAGGCGTCGCTCCGGTTCTGGCGGGATGTCGTCGGGTTCGAGCTGCTCTCGCGCACGCCGGCCGGCGGCGCCGGCCTGGAGCGCGCGTGGGGGCTCGAGCCGGGAACGGGCGCCGAGGTCGCCGTTTTGCGATACGCCGGCATCGCGACCGGGCAGCTGCGGCTCGTGCAGTTCACGACGCGCAGCGGCGTGCACGTTCGCACGCGCGCCGACGACCCCTGGGCGATCGGTATCGGCGCCCTCGACTGCAACGTGCGGGATCCCGAGGGGACGTTCCGCCGCCTGCGCGACGCCGGATATGAATCCGAGGCGCCGCATCCGCACTATTACGTGATCGATGGGCTCGAGCAGTCGGAGGTCGTGTTCCGCACTCCCGACCACGTCAACCTGGTGCTGGTCGGCGCGATGAACTACCCGCCCGCGATGGCGCGGCCGAATCTGCCCGGCGACTTCAGCGCTCTGACCGTGGTGTCGCAGTTCGTTCGCGACATCGACGCCAGCGCGAAGTTCTACGGCGACGGGCTCGGGCTCGAACTCGCGTTCGATGCGTGGGTGGACGACCGCACGCGGCCGCTGATCAATGCGATGGTCGGCATCCCCGCGCACGCCGATCTGCGGCTGGCGGCGTACCGCACGCCGGGTGAGCCGGACGGCAAGACGCTGCTGCTGCAAACCAAGGGCATTCCCGTTACGAGCATCGCAGATCGCATGCGCCCGCCGCACCTGGGCGTCGTGATGTTGAGCCACGCCACCGACGATCTCGACGGCCTGCGGCTGCGGCTGCGGCAGATCGGCGGAACCCCGGTG
This window harbors:
- a CDS encoding alpha/beta fold hydrolase; amino-acid sequence: MLLHQTPRSIDEFAELIPLLAPTARVIAIDTPGYGCSDRVAGAPSIADYARAVLAVLDREGVQRAHVFGHHTGGVTAVELAAAAPERVASVALSGPIYLDESGRAALRPLFKQWHAQADGAHLIDKWQKMSGWTTRDPGFVQRLVLDVFRAGETSEQGHFAAAAYRMEDRLPLAHCPALLVYGTHDPFASPANAGTFAASFRPCRTVTVEAGIFLPNEAAEALAPELLSLVTTA
- a CDS encoding VOC family protein, whose translation is MWVSEIRYATIGCSDLEASLRFWRDVVGFELLSRTPAGGAGLERAWGLEPGTGAEVAVLRYAGIATGQLRLVQFTTRSGVHVRTRADDPWAIGIGALDCNVRDPEGTFRRLRDAGYESEAPHPHYYVIDGLEQSEVVFRTPDHVNLVLVGAMNYPPAMARPNLPGDFSALTVVSQFVRDIDASAKFYGDGLGLELAFDAWVDDRTRPLINAMVGIPAHADLRLAAYRTPGEPDGKTLLLQTKGIPVTSIADRMRPPHLGVVMLSHATDDLDGLRLRLRQIGGTPVTVPGLVPGAGGSVRSFLARAPGGTMLEFYEEAREQ